From one Lotus japonicus ecotype B-129 chromosome 3, LjGifu_v1.2 genomic stretch:
- the LOC130743027 gene encoding protein FAR1-RELATED SEQUENCE 5-like has translation MDDNGIGSSSKDFTTSILDTSDIGGELNSKPEIGMEFESIEKVREFYNSFAKKNGFGVRVRSSKPKRAVLVCCNEGQHKVKISRTEEIQDSTNQTKRKCSTIRSGCEASLIVSRGTTKSKWMIKSFNNDHNHVMVSPKSVSYMRCHKKMSVAAKSLVEKFEEEGIPTGKVAAIFNDGDSTFTNRDCWNYIRNVRRKNLDVGDAQAVFDYCKRKQVENSNFFYAIQCDEDSRMVNLFWVDARSRLSYQLFGDVITFDTTYKTNKYSMPFAPFVGLNNHSQSILYGCALLQDESEASFVWLFKTWLQAMGGKKPISIITDQDLAMKAALAKVFPESRHRLCLWHIIKKFPEKLAHIYHKQSIFKRDMKRCIRGSHSIQSFEEEWMRIMVEYNLKENEWLQGLYKIRESWIPIYNRSTFFAGMNTTQRSESINAFFDSFVDASTTLQEFVLKFEKAVESRLEAERKENYESRHKSRILSTGSKLEEHAASIYTRNIFAKFKGELEKINRFTRHKIRRDGPKYVYQVSNCYDARDTFTVDIDLDSQIAKCGCELYEFMGILCRHILVIFQAKGVVQIPSHFIMERWTKDANRGLEDTYNDNDLGEKSDTLKILRRVHVQREASFLADLAEESEEAYNFIISEMKQTHKSAAAMKTSEGVVLLESSEKNVNQVCSSEQVSEPPQLTIGNPHVSQTKGRKKDGGKMTQNSRFKSGLEVSLNKSVVKRKACHECGEHGHNSRTCKKRNQND, from the coding sequence ATGGATGATAATGGTATTGGTTCATCTAGTAAGGATTTTACAACTAGTATACTGGATACTTCAGATATAGGTGGGGAATTGAATAGCAAACCTGAAATTGGGATGGAATTTGAGTCCATTGAAAAGGTTAGAGAATTTTATAATTCTTTTGCTAAGAAGAATGGTTTTGGAGTACGTGTTCGTTCAAGTAAACCAAAGAGAGCAGTTTTGGTATGTTGCAATGAAGGTCAACATAAAGTGAAGATCTCAAGAACTGAAGAAATTCAAGATAGCACTAATCAAACTAAAAGAAAGTGCTCAACTATCCGAAGTGGTTGTGAGGCTTCACTTATTGTTTCAAGAGGCACAACCAAAAGTAAGTGGATGATAAAGTCTTTTAACAATGATCATAATCATGTCATGGTTAGTCCCAAAAGTGTGTCCTATATGAGGTGCCATAAAAAGATGAGTGTAGCAGCAAAGAGTCTTGTTGAAAAATTTGAAGAAGAAGGCATACCGACTGGAAAGGTTGCTGCAATTTTTAATGATGGTGACTCAACTTTCACTAATAGGGATTGTTGGAATTACATTAGAAATGTTCGGAGAAAGAATTTAGATGTTGGAGATGCTCAAGCTGTTTTCGATTATTGTAAACGGAAACAAGTAGAAAATTCTAACTTTTTCTATGCAATCCAATGTGATGAAGATTCTCGGATGGTGAACTTGTTTTGGGTGGATGCTAGATCACGATTATCTTACCAACTCTTTGGGGATGTCATCACTTTTGATACCACTTATAAAACTAATAAGTATAGTATGCCGTTTGCTCCATTTGTTGGGTTGAATAATCACTCTCAGTCTATTTTATATGGTTGTGCTTTACTACAAGATGAATCAGAGGCTTCTTTTGTGTGGTTGTTTAAAACATGGCTTCAAGCAATGGGTGGAAAAAAACCTATATCTATCATAACTGATCAAGATTTAGCTATGAAAGCTGCTTTGGCAAAAGTCTTTCCAGAAAGCCGTCACCGCCTGTGTTTGTGGCATATTATAAAGAAGTTTCCTGAGAAGTTAGCTCACATATATCACAAACAATCTATTTTCAAGCGAGATATGAAAAGATGCATTCGAGGTTCACATAGCATTCAAAGTTTTGAAGAAGAATGGATGCGCATAATGGTCGAGTATAACTTGAAGGAAAATGAATGGCTTCAAGGGTTATATAAGATTAGAGAATCTTGGATACCAATTTATAACAGGAGTACATTCTTTGCTGGAATGAATACTACTCAAAGAAGTGAAAGTATTAATGCTTTCTTTGATTCTTTTGTTGATGCATCAACAACATTACAAGAATTTGTGTTGAAGTTTGAGAAAGCTGTTGAAAGTCGCTTAGAGGCAGAACGAAAGGAAAATTATGAATCAAGGCATAAGTCTCGTATTTTGAGTACCGGGTCAAAACTTGAGGAACATGCGGCATCTATATACACCAGAAATATTTTTGCTAAATTTAAAGGTGAGCTAGAGAAAATCAACCGATTCACTAGACATAAGATTAGAAGAGATGGGCCTAAATATGTGTATCAGGTGTCCAATTGCTATGATGCTCGAGATACTTTCACTGTTGATATAGACTTAGACTCACAGATTGCTAAATGTGGCTGTGAACTATATGAATTTATGGGGATATTGTGCCGACACATACTAGTAATTTTCCAAGCAAAGGGAGTTGTTCAGATTCCTAGTCATTTTATTATGGAACGATGGACTAAGGATGCTAACAGAGGTCTTGAAGACACTTATAATGATAATGATTTGGGTGAAAAATCTGATACATTAAAGATTTTAAGAAGGGTGCATGTGCAACGAGAAGCAAGTTTTTTAGCTGATCTAGCAGAAGAGTCTGAGGAAGCATACAATTTCATTATTTCAGAAATGAAGCAAACTCATAAGTCAGCTGCTGCAATGAAAACAAGTGAAGGAGTAGTACTTTTGGAGTCAAGCGAGAAGAATGTAAATCAAGTTTGCTCATCTGAGCAAGTGAGTGAACCACCACAACTGACTATTGGAAACCCGCATGTATCACAAACAAAGGGGAGAAAGAAGGATGGAGGAAAAATGACTCAAAATAGCAGATTTAAGAGTGGACTTGAAGTGTCACTTAATAAATCAGTTGTCAAAAGGAAAGCATGTCATGAATGCGGGGAGCACGGTCACAATAGCAGAACttgcaagaaaagaaatcaaaatgatTAA
- the LOC130747425 gene encoding cold-regulated 413 plasma membrane protein 1, whose translation MWKGMNFREAEAADLINSDFRDLSLAATKLANHAVNLGVGFGFGASFFGLIAAIAAIYLLVLDRTNWKTNILTGLLIPYIFFSLPSIIFNVFRGEIGKWIALVAIVLRIFIPKHFPDWLELPAALIILIVVAPGLIANTFRDNIVGVVVCLVIACYLLQEHIRASGGFRNSFTKANGVSNSIGIIILLVYPIWAAVVIIF comes from the exons ATGTGGAAGGGTATGAATTTTCGAGAAGCAGAAGCAGCTGACTTGATCAACTCTGATTTCAGGGACCTGAGTCTTGCTGCTACCAAACTAGCCAATCATGCCGTCAACCTTGGAGTTGGCTTCGGCTTTGGAGCCTCCTTTTTCGGATTGATTGCTGCCATTGCTGCTAT TTATTTGTTGGTTTTGGATCGTACAAACTGGAAGACAAACATTCTTACAGGACTACTCATTCCATACATTTTCTTCAGCTTGCCTTCAATCATTTTCAATGTCTTCAG GGGAGAAATTGGAAAATGGATTGCTCTAGTTGCTATTGTATTGCGCATTTTCATTCCTAAACACTTCCCAG ATTGGCTGGAATTACCTGCTGCTTTGATTATTCTGATCGTTGTAGCTCCTGGTCTAATTGCAAACACCTTTAGAGACAACATTGTTGGGGTGGTAGTGTGCCTTGTCATTGCATGTTATTTGCTGCAAGAACACATTCGAGCATCTGGTGGTTTCAGAAACTCCTTCACTAAAGCGAATGGCGTATCAAATTCTATTGGCATAATAATTCTGTTAGTCTATCCCATCTGGGCGGCTGTTGTCATAATTTTTTAG